From Candidatus Methylomirabilota bacterium:
TGACGACGGTGCTCCAGCAGGCCCGGGAGCTGGCCATTGCCCGCAACACCAATTACCAGGTAAATATCGATGTGAACGCGAACCGATTGCAGTTTGTGGATAACTCAACCGGCAACGTCTGGATCGGTCCAGGAACCGATGCGCAGGGTTTCAGACGACTGGTCAATCAATCTCAGCTCACCGGCGCGCCCGCCAACCCGATTATCTTTAACCCCCTCGGGACCGCCCGTGGGGGGACCATCACCGTGCAGAACGCGCAGGGTACGTCATCCCTGAATGTCGTCGTCAGCTCTGCGGGCCGCGTTCAAATCCAGCAAGCCCAGTGAGGAGAAGCGAGATGCGGGCGCAGCGCGGCTTTACCCTTGTCGAGGTCCTGATTGCCCTCGCGATCCTCACCGTCGCAGTCTTAGGAGTGGCGGCAACGACTATACTTCAAAGCGGGGGGAGCGCAGGCGGCCTCTCCTTCGGTCAGGCCGCCGTCACGCGAGGCTATTATCTGTCGACGGCAACCATGCTCGCCCAGGACCGGCTGGAACAGGTGAAACGAGTCCAGTACAAGGTAGGTGCTGACCCCTTTGCTCCAGGCAACCCCCCGCCGGGCTTTCCGGATGAAAGCCCCGTCACCAGCTTTCCTAATTTCAACCGGCAGGTCAGAGTTGTGGACGGTCCTGTTGTCCCGAACACCAAGCAGGTGACCGTCACGGTAGCCTTCACCCTTCCTACGAGTCAGGGGGCGAACCAGGAGAGCATAAACGTCAAGACGCTCGTCGCTGCCAGGCCATAAAGGGGAGCGGTCATGAGGCGTTTCACAAAGACAGAGGGGTACAGCCTCATTGAGCTGTTGATCGCCCTGGCGATTGCAGGTTTGATCGGCGGGGCCATCCTGGGCGTCTACCGGGTTTCGCAGGACACCTATATCCGAGCCAGCTCTCTGGAGGCCGCGCAGGTGGGGGCGAGGGCAGGCCTGGACCGTATGGCGAACGAACTGAGGCTGATCGGCTCATACTGGATCGGGGCGTCCGGCGCAGGCAATGCCATCACGGCTGCCAGTCCTGCCAGTATAACCTTTATGGCAAACGTGAACGACTTATACATGGCAAACGCAAATGCGCTTGAGGCGGCAGCTACAAATAACGTCACCGGGACGGCTGTGTCCCTGAGCATATTGGCATCGGATACCGCCAATGCCTTCAAGGTCTATGTGAATTCCGCTCTGAATGATTATATCTATATCGCCAATGGGGGTACGCGGGAAGTCAAGCAGATAAATAGCATAAATAGTAACACGCTTACACTTGTATCGGCCACCGGCTCGACCTATCCCGTGGGCAGTCTTGTCCGGGATGTCAAGATGATCACCTATGCCAGAAATACGGGCAACAATACCCTCACCAGGACTCAGGGCGGAGACACCGCCGATACCATTGTCGATAATGTGACAGGCCTGACTTTTACCTATTTCGATGCTACAGGGGGAGCGTTGCCCGCCAGTCCTCCAAATCTGGGTGTCATCAGAGAGATCCGGATCGACTTCACAGTTCAGGACGCTGGCGGCGGCACGCGCTACATGACCACCAGGGTCAAGCCAAGGAGCCTGCCATGAGCATGAACGTTCGAGCCCCCTCACCTCTATCCTCTCTCTCACAGGGGAGAGGAGTCCTAATTATTAA
This genomic window contains:
- a CDS encoding GspH/FimT family pseudopilin — its product is MIFGRNRVNGQRGFTLVEVIAIVAIIGIASVAAIPQFVTFLSAMKTRGASQELTTVLQQARELAIARNTNYQVNIDVNANRLQFVDNSTGNVWIGPGTDAQGFRRLVNQSQLTGAPANPIIFNPLGTARGGTITVQNAQGTSSLNVVVSSAGRVQIQQAQ
- a CDS encoding prepilin-type N-terminal cleavage/methylation domain-containing protein codes for the protein MRAQRGFTLVEVLIALAILTVAVLGVAATTILQSGGSAGGLSFGQAAVTRGYYLSTATMLAQDRLEQVKRVQYKVGADPFAPGNPPPGFPDESPVTSFPNFNRQVRVVDGPVVPNTKQVTVTVAFTLPTSQGANQESINVKTLVAARP
- a CDS encoding type II secretion system protein, producing the protein MRRFTKTEGYSLIELLIALAIAGLIGGAILGVYRVSQDTYIRASSLEAAQVGARAGLDRMANELRLIGSYWIGASGAGNAITAASPASITFMANVNDLYMANANALEAAATNNVTGTAVSLSILASDTANAFKVYVNSALNDYIYIANGGTREVKQINSINSNTLTLVSATGSTYPVGSLVRDVKMITYARNTGNNTLTRTQGGDTADTIVDNVTGLTFTYFDATGGALPASPPNLGVIREIRIDFTVQDAGGGTRYMTTRVKPRSLP